A region from the Gemmatimonadota bacterium genome encodes:
- the ccmA gene encoding heme ABC exporter ATP-binding protein CcmA has protein sequence MSAVGVAMAPESESPPSAITTPVLEARGIVREYGAVIAVAGIDLSLERGDFLTVFGPNGAGKSTLLGLLAGALRPTRGDVFLNGTRLDFGAVDWRRNIGVLSHQGFLYAQLTVEENLRFYGRLYGLGDLDRRIPERLAHVSLKDRSSSLVGQLSHGMRQRLALARALLHDPEVVLLDEPYTGLDPSAAAVLRGVLTELKDGRRTVVMVTHNLGEGLALASHVAIQVRGRFAWQGSRQELDTTDFERLYHRVVEGRA, from the coding sequence GTGAGCGCTGTGGGGGTTGCGATGGCTCCTGAATCCGAGTCGCCCCCGTCCGCGATCACTACGCCGGTGTTGGAGGCTCGCGGAATCGTACGCGAGTACGGCGCGGTTATAGCTGTGGCCGGCATCGACCTCTCCCTGGAGCGGGGGGACTTCCTGACGGTCTTCGGACCGAATGGCGCCGGGAAGTCGACGCTGCTCGGACTGCTCGCAGGGGCGCTGCGTCCCACGCGCGGCGATGTCTTTCTCAACGGCACTCGGCTCGACTTCGGCGCGGTCGATTGGCGGCGTAACATCGGCGTATTGTCCCACCAGGGCTTTCTATACGCTCAGCTCACCGTGGAGGAGAACCTGCGGTTTTACGGCCGACTCTATGGTCTCGGAGACCTTGATCGAAGGATTCCGGAACGGCTGGCGCACGTGAGCCTAAAGGACCGCTCCAGCTCTCTCGTGGGCCAGCTCTCCCATGGCATGCGTCAGAGACTGGCTCTCGCGAGGGCACTGCTCCACGATCCGGAGGTCGTGCTCCTGGACGAACCATATACTGGTCTGGATCCCTCTGCGGCCGCGGTTCTTCGGGGCGTGCTGACCGAGCTCAAGGACGGTCGTCGCACGGTCGTCATGGTAACACACAACCTCGGAGAGGGTCTCGCGCTGGCCAGCCACGTGGCGATCCAGGTGCGTGGACGCTTCGCCTGGCAGGGGAGCCGCCAAGAGCTGGACACCACAGATTTCGAACGGCTGTACCACCGGGTCGTCGAGGGGCGCGCATGA
- a CDS encoding heme exporter protein CcmB, producing the protein MSAYLGQIGAIVWKDLLLELRTRERLVAMGAFAVLAAVLFNYSIDRTVVRPQDIGAGLIWMTIVLGGLLGVGRTFHLEAEDGALQGVLMSPVPKDAVFLGKTLSNFVLLYIVSLFVVAVFMLFFGMELGNSPAMLGLVLALGTLGFVALGTLFAAVSSGTRMGETLLPILIFPLLVPMIVFGAGATGRLLSGRPISEVAGNIRMLAAFALVAVVAGAVLFRFVVED; encoded by the coding sequence ATGAGCGCTTACCTTGGGCAGATTGGCGCGATCGTCTGGAAGGACTTGCTGCTCGAGTTGAGAACGCGCGAGCGACTGGTCGCCATGGGTGCCTTCGCCGTGCTCGCGGCGGTGTTGTTCAACTATTCGATCGACAGGACAGTCGTGCGGCCGCAGGATATTGGTGCCGGGCTCATATGGATGACGATCGTATTAGGAGGCCTGCTCGGCGTAGGACGCACGTTCCACCTGGAGGCGGAGGACGGCGCGCTTCAGGGCGTGCTGATGAGCCCGGTTCCCAAGGACGCGGTCTTCCTGGGGAAGACGCTCTCCAACTTCGTCCTCCTCTACATCGTCTCGCTTTTCGTCGTCGCGGTCTTCATGCTCTTCTTCGGGATGGAGTTGGGGAACAGTCCCGCGATGTTGGGGCTGGTGCTGGCGCTAGGCACGCTGGGTTTCGTCGCACTCGGCACGCTGTTCGCCGCGGTGTCGTCTGGGACTCGGATGGGTGAGACTCTCCTCCCCATCCTGATCTTCCCGCTGCTCGTCCCGATGATCGTCTTCGGCGCTGGGGCGACGGGGAGGCTGCTCTCCGGTCGGCCCATCTCCGAGGTCGCCGGCAACATTCGGATGCTCGCAGCGTTCGCGCTGGTGGCGGTGGTAGCCGGCGCGGTGCTCTTCCGCTTCGTCGTGGAGGACTGA